Proteins from a genomic interval of Ferrovibrio terrae:
- a CDS encoding DUF6867 family protein — translation MVHAILGESILVFLGLTVVLVGGCAFLMGQAIAGTWRPYWQILPYSLIMAAANRFLAFSLFKEQLLAIVPYLISIFVVWAFATFGFRLTRVDQMVHQYPWLYERSGLLGWREKQGTP, via the coding sequence ATGGTGCACGCCATCCTGGGGGAGAGTATCCTGGTATTCCTGGGATTGACCGTTGTCCTGGTGGGCGGTTGCGCCTTCCTGATGGGGCAGGCGATTGCCGGAACCTGGCGGCCCTATTGGCAGATCCTGCCCTACAGCCTGATCATGGCGGCTGCGAACCGCTTCCTGGCTTTCTCGCTGTTCAAGGAGCAGTTGCTGGCGATAGTGCCGTACCTGATCTCTATTTTCGTCGTCTGGGCGTTTGCCACATTCGGCTTCCGGCTGACCCGGGTTGATCAGATGGTGCACCAGTATCCGTGGCTCTACGAACGATCCGGCCTGCTCGGCTGGCGGGAAAAGCAGGGGACACCTTAG
- a CDS encoding ABC transporter ATP-binding protein codes for MTASTVKTGPLLRVEHLTMRFGGLIAVNDVSFDAHEGQITAVIGPNGAGKTTVFNCIAGFYKPTVGRLALTRNDTPYLLERMSGNDIAGKARVARTFQNIRLFPKMTVLENLIVAQHNKLMRASGFTLLGLFGWPGYRKAEAAAVDMARYWLERTNLTDVADEVAGSLPYGGQRRLEIARAMCTEPVLLCLDEPAAGLNPRESADLNTLLRFIRDEHKTGVLLIEHDMSVVMQISDHVIVLDYGRKIADGSPDTVRNDPKVIAAYLGEPEEVVVAEGIA; via the coding sequence ATGACTGCTTCCACCGTGAAGACTGGGCCTCTGCTCAGGGTCGAACACCTGACCATGCGTTTCGGCGGTCTGATTGCGGTGAACGATGTGTCCTTCGATGCACATGAAGGCCAGATCACGGCAGTGATCGGCCCGAACGGCGCCGGCAAGACCACGGTGTTCAACTGCATCGCCGGCTTCTACAAGCCGACAGTCGGCCGACTGGCTCTGACCAGGAATGATACGCCATATCTGCTGGAGCGCATGTCCGGCAACGACATTGCAGGCAAGGCGCGCGTGGCGCGCACCTTCCAGAATATCCGTCTCTTCCCGAAGATGACTGTGCTGGAAAACCTGATCGTCGCGCAGCACAACAAGCTGATGCGGGCATCAGGTTTCACGCTGCTTGGCCTGTTCGGCTGGCCGGGATACCGCAAGGCCGAGGCCGCTGCCGTCGATATGGCGCGTTACTGGCTGGAGCGCACCAACCTGACCGATGTCGCCGACGAAGTTGCCGGCAGCCTGCCGTATGGCGGCCAGCGTCGCCTCGAGATCGCGCGCGCCATGTGCACCGAACCGGTGCTGCTGTGTCTTGATGAGCCGGCCGCCGGGCTCAACCCGCGTGAGTCGGCCGACCTGAACACACTGCTGCGTTTTATCCGCGATGAACACAAAACCGGCGTGCTGCTGATCGAGCATGACATGAGTGTGGTGATGCAGATTTCAGATCATGTCATCGTACTGGATTACGGTCGTAAGATTGCCGATGGCTCGCCGGATACCGTGCGAAACGACCCGAAGGTGATCGCTGCCTATCTGGGCGAGCCGGAAGAGGTTGTTGTTGCCGAGGGGATCGCCTGA
- a CDS encoding ABC transporter ATP-binding protein yields MLSISGLHTYYGAVHALKGVDVEVKQGEIVALIGANGAGKSTLLMSICGSPKPRHGHVKLANEDITGIATHHLVRRGLAHAPEGRRIFPRMTVLENLRMGAVAGNPAHFESDLERVYGLFPRLKERSEQRGGTLSGGEQQMLAIARALMSRPKLLLLDEPSLGLAPLVVKQIFSIIEEINRADGVTVLLVEQNAYHALKLAHRGYVLVNGHITMSGTGSELLANEQIRAAYLEGGH; encoded by the coding sequence ATGCTCTCGATCAGCGGCCTGCATACCTATTACGGCGCGGTGCATGCGCTGAAGGGCGTCGATGTTGAAGTGAAGCAGGGCGAGATTGTAGCGCTGATCGGCGCCAACGGCGCCGGCAAGTCGACCCTGCTGATGAGCATTTGTGGCAGTCCGAAGCCGCGGCATGGTCATGTGAAGCTCGCCAATGAAGACATCACCGGCATTGCCACGCATCATCTGGTGCGTCGCGGTCTGGCGCATGCGCCGGAAGGCCGCCGGATCTTCCCGCGCATGACAGTGCTGGAAAACCTGCGTATGGGCGCAGTCGCCGGCAATCCTGCGCATTTCGAGTCCGATCTTGAGCGTGTCTACGGGTTGTTCCCGCGTCTGAAAGAGCGCAGCGAGCAGCGCGGCGGTACGCTGTCGGGTGGCGAGCAGCAGATGCTGGCCATTGCCCGTGCCCTGATGAGCCGGCCGAAGCTGCTGCTGCTGGACGAACCGTCGCTTGGTCTGGCGCCACTGGTGGTGAAGCAGATTTTCTCGATCATTGAGGAAATCAACCGCGCTGATGGGGTGACGGTCCTACTGGTCGAACAGAATGCCTATCATGCACTCAAGCTTGCCCATCGCGGCTATGTACTGGTGAATGGGCACATCACCATGAGCGGTACCGGCAGCGAGCTGCTGGCTAACGAGCAGATCCGCGCGGCCTATCTGGAAGGAGGGCACTGA
- a CDS encoding branched-chain amino acid ABC transporter substrate-binding protein: MRKLTTGLAVVAAVGLFAGAATAQIKVALNGPITGQLASFGEQMKRGAEMAIADINAAGGVNGQKLQLVIGDDQCDPKQAVAVANRAVQEKVAVVFGHFCSGSSIPASDVYKEENILQITPASTNPRYTERGYKNTFRVCGRDDQQGIVAGDYILEKFKGKKVAILHDKTPYGQGLAEETKKRLNSKGMTEAMFEAVTAGEKDYSALVSKMKQAGVELIYLGGYHPEGGLIVRQAKEQGLNAPLMGGDALVDKQFWAISGPAGEGSLMTFDADPRKNPIAKPLVDKFKAQGYDPEGYTLYTYAAVQVWVQAATTAKSVKTADVEKAMRAGKFQTVLNEISFDAKGDTTSPAYKVYVWKNGSYDYVN, translated from the coding sequence ATGCGTAAACTCACTACCGGTTTGGCTGTTGTCGCTGCGGTCGGCCTGTTCGCCGGTGCTGCTACGGCACAGATCAAGGTTGCCCTCAACGGTCCGATCACCGGCCAGCTCGCCAGCTTTGGCGAACAGATGAAGCGTGGCGCCGAAATGGCCATCGCCGACATCAATGCTGCTGGCGGCGTCAACGGCCAGAAGCTGCAGCTCGTGATCGGCGATGACCAATGCGATCCGAAGCAGGCGGTGGCGGTTGCCAACCGCGCGGTGCAGGAAAAGGTTGCCGTCGTGTTCGGTCACTTCTGCTCGGGTTCGTCAATCCCGGCCTCGGATGTCTACAAGGAAGAGAATATCCTGCAGATCACCCCGGCCTCGACCAATCCGCGCTACACCGAGCGCGGCTACAAGAACACGTTCCGCGTCTGCGGCCGTGATGACCAGCAGGGCATTGTCGCCGGCGACTACATCCTTGAGAAGTTCAAGGGCAAGAAGGTCGCCATCCTGCATGACAAGACCCCGTATGGTCAGGGCCTTGCCGAAGAGACCAAGAAGCGCCTGAACTCGAAGGGCATGACCGAAGCCATGTTCGAAGCGGTCACCGCTGGCGAGAAGGATTACTCGGCGCTCGTTTCGAAGATGAAGCAGGCCGGTGTCGAGCTGATCTATCTCGGCGGCTATCATCCGGAAGGCGGCCTGATCGTTCGTCAGGCCAAGGAGCAGGGCCTGAATGCTCCGCTCATGGGTGGTGACGCTCTGGTCGACAAGCAGTTCTGGGCGATTTCCGGCCCGGCCGGCGAAGGTTCGCTGATGACCTTCGATGCCGATCCGCGCAAGAACCCGATTGCCAAGCCGCTGGTCGACAAGTTCAAGGCGCAGGGCTACGACCCGGAAGGCTACACGCTCTACACCTATGCTGCGGTTCAGGTCTGGGTGCAGGCTGCCACCACGGCGAAGTCGGTGAAGACCGCTGACGTCGAGAAGGCAATGCGGGCCGGCAAGTTCCAGACCGTGCTGAATGAGATCTCGTTCGACGCCAAGGGTGACACCACCTCGCCGGCGTACAAGGTCTATGTCTGGAAGAATGGCTCCTACGACTACGTGAACTAA